From one Pseudopipra pipra isolate bDixPip1 chromosome 2, bDixPip1.hap1, whole genome shotgun sequence genomic stretch:
- the LOC135409336 gene encoding olfactory receptor 10AC1-like: MPCEGCMERDNMSTGATMEFLLLGFSELLCLRVLLFLFFLIVHLVTLAGNMMVFMAVVMEPSRPPMLFFLCQLSAIELCYTLVIVPKALLSLIVVDGSTISFIGCAAQMHLFVTLGGAECFLLVAMSYDRYVAICQPLHYVVVMSEGFCLRLAVVCCLGAFAVALGLTVAVFRLPFCHSRHINHFFCDVPAVLHLACTQSYTPELPLLAACVLLLLLPFLLILTSYICIAAALLHVTSSVGKGKAFSTCVSHLAITLLHYGSATFIYIRPKSSYSPARDKVVSLVYTNITPLLYPLIYSLRNKEIRGILRKMLRRKKIAQLSCDIIRVEMCVCGKF; the protein is encoded by the coding sequence ATGCCATGTGAAGGCTGCATGGAGAGGGACAATATGAGCACTGGTGCAACCATGGAGTTCCTCCTGCTTGGCTTCTCTGAGCTGCTCTGTCTGCGggtcctcctcttccttttttttctcattgttcATTTGGTCACGTTGGCAGGGAATATGATGGTCTTCATGGCAGTGGTTATGGAGCCTTCACGTCCCCccatgcttttcttcctctgccagctctctgcCATCGAGCTCTGCTATACCCTAGTCATTGTCCCTAAGGCACTCCTCAGCCTGATAGTGGTGGATGGCAGCACCATTTCTTTCATAGGCTGTGCTGCACAGATGCACCTTTTTGTCACACTCGGTGGGGCTGAATGCTTCCTCCTGGTAGCCATGtcctacgaccgctacgttgccatctgtCAGCCCCTTCACTACGTGGTTGTGATGAGCGAAGGGTTCTGCCTCAGGCTTGCTGTGGTGTGCTGCCTGGGAGCCTTTGCTGTTGCCCTGGGGTTGACAGTGGCTGTTTTCCGCTTACCTTTCTGTCATTCTCGTCACATCAACCACTTTTTCTGTgatgtccctgctgtgctgcacctggcCTGTACACAGAGCTACACCCCTGAGCTGCCCTTGCTGGCTGCCTGCGTGCTCCTTCTgctgctccccttcctcctAATCCTGACCTCGTATATCTGCATTGCTGCGGCTTTGTTACATGTCACGTCCTCTGTGGGAAAGGGCAAGGCCTTTTCTACCTGTGTTTCACACTTGGCCATCACGTTGTTGCACTACGGATCTGCCACTTTCATTTACATTCGTCCTAAGTCCAGTTACTCACCAGCTCGAGACAAGGTGGTGTCTCTGGTCTACACCAACATCACTCCACTACTGTATCCCCTCATTTATAGCCTGAGGAACAAGGAAATCAGAGGGATCCTCAGGAAAAtgttgagaaggaaaaaaatagctcaGCTGAGCTGTGATATAATCAGAGttgagatgtgtgtgtgtggtaaATTTTAG